The stretch of DNA tacactgtatttgtgatcaatttgatgttattttaaaattgacttttttttttttgcttttctttcaaaaacaagaacattgctaagtgaccccaaacttttgaactgtagtataTTAATTTCTCTGCTTTCTCCATGCAGCTTTCCACAGACCTACCCTGCCCtctgtcactcaaggagagcaTTTGTTGTTCCTRGAGcatgagacacttgcgttcagtctctGCATGGTCaacgcagcacatgcaacaatgttgatgacaatgcGGTTTTCATTTTGCTTCTTAATATTAAGTGTTCTGTAATTACACTTAGTTtccttcttacatctgcaaacagcWAGTTTGTCTATTCTTAGTAAATTGAGCCTAAAATCTTGTTAGCCATTAATGCTAAttgctagctaataaatgtactgagccAGCAAACTTAACTAGCTATACAGCCTGTAGGTGTAGACTtacattttatgtttttgtgcaacagtatcttcaaAGAGGAATACACAAAGCAaaaatgttagctacatgaagtagctaagagaaaacattcaatgtagccaaagattagggtcccctaggaaataCTTGTCAAAACTTTGTTTCCTACCCCATCACAAAAACACCCAGAGATTTTAATTTGTCATCATGTCAAACACMATttaaagtgcccactattatactCAAACTATTTCCATGagtccaacagttcacccaagtgttttgctctaaaaaTCAcaaagtcaaatcgcaattgcaacatttggtttaaaatatggCCAAGATTGTTTGCCCACTTCGTGCAACCCTACGTGTCAGAATGGAAATTATCAAATTTATTTTGGTTGAAGTGAACAGTATACAACAATCacaatggagaaagacccattgaaatcacttagaatgtatatgttgccaccctagggWCACACTACTCAAAACAAAATGTAGAACTATTAttcaaaaaacataaaatacaggcatttaaaaataaatgcaaTACCGGGATATGATACTTGGGTCATACTGCCCAGCCCTATGTCCGGTCCCATCTGAAACATGCTCTACCCTAAACACGCAAAAACACCCAACTATTTTTTTGTAAGCAGATCATCACACCTGACAAGGTCTTGATGGAATTAAACAATTTGGAAATAACCACAACTGCCTTGCTCTTAACACTTGAGGGTTGttataaaaacacattcaatTTACTTTAAGATGggctatcatcatcattattcttGCAAAAAGGCTCAAACATAAGATAAAACAAATCTAGATCTGAAATTCAGTAGTAAAATCAGATCAGGCTATGGCAAAACTAAAAAATTATTTCCTCCTTTAAAAAGGACTCTATTGAGTGGACAACTCACCATTAGGAAAGAACGATTAAAATAAATCCAGAAgtagatgagtgagaaaaaaaacagCCTTGTTTGCGCCAGCAGTCAGTCCCAATGTACTTAGGCACCCAGTGTTAGCTCACTTCATCCCTCCCAACCTGTTCTGCACTATATCACCCAGTCTCAGACACACCTAGATTCCACACTACAGACCAATCAGCACAGTGGCCAAACAGGTCCATCACGCGCCAGATGGAATTCACAATGGTGATCCACGCTCATGTTMGTCAAGGCTTTTAAGAGCCTTAAAGCTGGAATTCATAAATGGTGAAACTGCAACGTccatttgcgatattacaactACTAAGTTATTGAACCCCCCCCCAGACATCATTGCATGcgcaatagaacagcagaatatttACAGCATTTATTttggtaatttttttaaataactacgCCTCACCTCCGCTTCGTCAACAAAATAATAACTACGGCTGTGAGGCGGAGTGGCAACATTTCTCCACtgtggattccatctttaaagACAATTAAGAGGAACAAAGATGAAACTCACAATACTAAGCTAAATTGTAGCCAGCATAGAGATTGGAGACATGATCTGGTGTACAGATTAGTTAAACCATACCACCATCTGATCACTAATCCCCAAACCAACATAAGCAACTGGGAATAATAAAACCACTAAAAGTTCCATTGGATAGCAAGCAAGGAAAACACTCATCACCACAGCTATTCAATCTGGACAACATACAGCAATTTGAGTGAAAATATGGATTTTAGGAGAGTTCTAAGAAATCAGTCAGAGAAAGtggtttatttaaaataaataattggagAGCTTGATGTATGTTAGATGAAAGGCTGCAAAGGCAGTCAACGTGATGTGGTGCATATGSTATTaaagcaaaacatttctaaatagtTAACTGGAAATAACATGAAAACCATCTAGCACCCCATTAGCAAAATACTGAGACAGAAAATGTTTATTGGTTAGTGTTACCTGATCAGCAGTGAAGTACATTGTGTATATAGTAGCTCCACTTACCATTGTAGATGTAACTTTTGTCAGAACATCAGGTAAGCCTACATGACATTAGTAGGCTGACAAAGCTTACAGCAGAGAGAAGGACAAATCCTAACTGCACTATTAAAACCATGCATTGATGGGAGAGTAGCACAAAGTTTGGACTTAACTACACAGATCTAAAGTTATAAGAGCTGTAAGTGCATTAGAACAAGACTGACACCTACCTAGGCTTGACTGCAGACACCTTGGCAGTGCGGTTGGAGTTGAGGAAGACCGCAGCGCTCGTGGTGTTGGGGCTGCAAACAGCCTTCTGGGAGTCCACCGGGCTCTTCTCAAACAGGGTTGGAGGGTCTGGACTGAGGGGGATCTCCTCAAATGGGTTGGCGGTGTGTGGAGGGCCCTCCAAATCTCTGGTGAAGCATCTGGGAGCTGGGTTGGGCCTCTCCTCCTTTGTGCTAGTCTGCTGCTGCTCTTCctttttctcctccttcttcctgaTCATACCAAACAGAGAGGACAGCCTCTCAGCCACAGAGGCCTCCTCCTGCTGCCTCTGGTCCTCCCTCAGCCTCTGAAGCTCCTCCGCCTCCAGCCGTATCCTTTCTTCCGCTAGGRGCTTCAGCTCCTCTTCCCGCTGCTTATTCCTCCTCACCTCATCCTCCTGgaaccttctcctcctctcctgctcctcctgttgCTTGCGTTCCTCCTGCAGTATCTTGAGCTGCGCTCTGTGTTTCTCCTCATTCCGTCTCTGCTCCTCAGCCggtcttttctcctcctcctgaaggCGCCGTTGCTCCAGCAGCGCCCCATCTGCAGACTCCATTCTGTAGGTGGGGACAGAGAGGCTCTTGAGGGACTCTAGAGAGACGTCAGATGGTTGCCTGCGGCTGCGTAAATCCTCCACTGAGCCCTGAACAGAGCTGTTGAGGCTGAGGGTGGACCCAGATTTGGGCTCTACCTCCTCTGCATACACATGGTTGCCGTTGATGCACGTGCCATTTGGGTCATCCTTTTGCTTGGATCTGCCCAGAAGAGAAAAAGGTCCTGTAGACACCTTGCTGTCATTGCTGCCTGTCCGCTTGTGGCCCAGGAACTTGAACTTCTTTTTAACTGTAGATAGAAAGCGACAGTGAAGGAGTTTATTGCATATGCCAATCATCATCATTACtcaaatatttaaaaacaatGTTTAAGCTGAATGAAAAGAGCTCACCATCAGGAGAATCCACATTGAGTCCAGAAGAGCGACTGCCACTGAGGGATGCATTCTTCTCAGGAAGAGTACCCAGTGTGGACATGGACTGGGAGATGTTGCGCTGCAAGTTGGATTTAGGGGCAAAGAGGGACTTGAGCTTGGATTTCTTCTTGGCCTCAGGGAACTCTGAGTACACCGAGTGGGAGTCACCCTCTCCCTCGCTGTCAGTCAGTACCTGGCTGACAGAGGGAACTATTGCAGAGGCTGAGTCAGAGAAGCTGTCCTTTTTCTTCCCACGCACTATGTCCTTGAGCTTTCCGATGCGGGAGCGTGGTTTGTCTTGCATGGAAAGGTCAAACATGCTGGCTGTCAAGTTGTTTCTCATAAACTGAATGTCCAACATCACTTCCCCTTTGACTTTGTCCTCCTTCCCATTCTTATCCAGCAGTTTGTACCAACTGAAAATGAGAGTGGGAGAAagttattacactgaacaaaaataaaatgcaacaatctcaaagattttactaagtttcagttcatataagggaatcagtcaattgaaatgaacgcattaggacctaatctatggatttcatatgactgaaTATAgctatgcatctgttagtcacagatacctttaaaaacattttttaaggtgcgtggatcagaaaaccaataaGAATCTGGTGCGACATCGActtcacagagttgatcaggctgttgattatggcctgttgtcccactcctgttcaatggctatgcgaagttgctggatattggtgggaactggaacatgcggtcgtacacgtcgattcagagtatcccaaacatgctcaatgggtgacatgtcggGTGAGTATTTAGGCaattggaagaactgggacattttcagcttccaggaattgtgtacagagccttgcgacatggggtctacagtcacggtatctctgtgcattcaaattgccatcaataaaatgtaacCGCATTCGTTGTCCattgcttatgcctgcccataccgtaaccccacaATAGGGCATTTAGTTaaaaacgttgacatcagcaaaccgctcgcccacacaacgccatagaTGCAGTCTGCCATTttcccagtacagttgaaactgggattcctaTGAGaagagcatttgcccactgaactcGGTTACGACGcctaactgcagtcaggtcaagaccctgctgaggacgacgagcacgcagatgagcttccctgagacagtttctgaccgtttgggcagaaattatttgg from Salvelinus sp. IW2-2015 linkage group LG33, ASM291031v2, whole genome shotgun sequence encodes:
- the rab11fip1a gene encoding rab11 family-interacting protein 1 isoform X4 yields the protein MVDEEVYRPTKKKVKRGNENWYKLLDKNGKEDKVKGEVMLDIQFMRNNLTASMFDLSMQDKPRSRIGKLKDIVRGKKKDSFSDSASAIVPSVSQVLTDSEGEGDSHSVYSEFPEAKKKSKLKSLFAPKSNLQRNISQSMSTLGTLPEKNASLSGSRSSGLNVDSPDVKKKFKFLGHKRTGSNDSKVSTGPFSLLGRSKQKDDPNGTCINGNHVYAEEVEPKSGSTLSLNSSVQGSVEDLRSRRQPSDVSLESLKSLSVPTYRMESADGALLEQRRLQEEEKRPAEEQRRNEEKHRAQLKILQEERKQQEEQERRRRFQEDEVRRNKQREEELKXLAEERIRLEAEELQRLREDQRQQEEASVAERLSSLFGMIRKKEEKKEEQQQTSTKEERPNPAPRCFTRDLEGPPHTANPFEEIPLSPDPPTLFEKSPVDSQKAVCSPNTTSAAVFLNSNRTAKVSAVKPRPHPVKPMSSIESQAPISTPVVGEMLTYDRTLGKMKXPGMVESGPYTQLTQEELITLVVKQQTELSKKDSKIVELEEYIDNLLVRVIEEKPSILLGLNSVKQAL
- the rab11fip1a gene encoding rab11 family-interacting protein 1 isoform X2, giving the protein MALADQRQSQQWYPTSVQVTVFQARNLRIKGKNGTNDAYAIMQVAKDKFSTSVAEKCVAPVWKEEATFDLPLFHHGNAERCTLYIIVMHRALVGLDKLLGQAVINLLDLHDNSARKKTDWYKLLDKNGKEDKVKGEVMLDIQFMRNNLTASMFDLSMQDKPRSRIGKLKDIVRGKKKDSFSDSASAIVPSVSQVLTDSEGEGDSHSVYSEFPEAKKKSKLKSLFAPKSNLQRNISQSMSTLGTLPEKNASLSGSRSSGLNVDSPDVKKKFKFLGHKRTGSNDSKVSTGPFSLLGRSKQKDDPNGTCINGNHVYAEEVEPKSGSTLSLNSSVQGSVEDLRSRRQPSDVSLESLKSLSVPTYRMESADGALLEQRRLQEEEKRPAEEQRRNEEKHRAQLKILQEERKQQEEQERRRRFQEDEVRRNKQREEELKXLAEERIRLEAEELQRLREDQRQQEEASVAERLSSLFGMIRKKEEKKEEQQQTSTKEERPNPAPRCFTRDLEGPPHTANPFEEIPLSPDPPTLFEKSPVDSQKAVCSPNTTSAAVFLNSNRTAKVSAVKPRPHPVKPMSSIESQAPISTPVVGEMLTYDRTLGKMKXPGMVESGPYTQLTQEELITLVVKQQTELSKKDSKIVELEEYIDNLLVRVIEEKPSILLGLNSVKQAL
- the rab11fip1a gene encoding rab11 family-interacting protein 1 isoform X3 codes for the protein MALADQRQSQQWYPTSVQVTVFQARNLRIKGKNGTNDAYAIMQVAKDKFSTSVAEKCVAPVWKEEATFDLPLFHHGNAERCTLYIIVMHRALVGLDKLLGQAVINLLDLHDNSARKKTDWYKLLDKNGKEDKVKGEVMLDIQFMRNNLTASMFDLSMQDKPRSRIGKLKDIVRGKKKDSFSDSASAIVPSVSQVLTDSEGEGDSHSVYSEFPEAKKKSKLKSLFAPKSNLQRNISQSMSTLGTLPEKNASLSGSRSSGLNVDSPDVKKKFKFLGHKRTGSNDSKVSTGPFSLLGRSKQKDDPNGTCINGNHVYAEEVEPKSGSTLSLNSSVQGSVEDLRSRRQPSDVSLESLKSLSVPTYRMESADGALLEQRRLQEEEKRPAEEQRRNEEKHRAQLKILQEERKQQEEQERRRRFQEDEVRRNKQREEELKXLAEERIRLEAEELQRLREDQRQQEEASVAERLSSLFGMIRKKEEKKEEQQQTSTKEERPNPAPRCFTRDLEGPPHTANPFEEIPLSPDPPTLFEKSPVDSQKAVCSPNTTSAAVFLNSNRTAKVSAVKPRTITQHTSRLCMGYFTKKQSDDMLHQMTWPPQSLDLNPIEMVWDELDGRVKQKQVLSICVNSFKTVGKAFLMKLVEIMARVCKAVIKAKGGFSNMKYILI